In Carassius auratus strain Wakin chromosome 46, ASM336829v1, whole genome shotgun sequence, the following proteins share a genomic window:
- the LOC113064250 gene encoding diablo homolog, mitochondrial-like: protein MAVYRRKLFAVGLSWASSLMSRSFSQRSRRLAVLPTLLRNNWKTLSVTGGLCAVPFIQKPDNLSNEDRVLRASFLITNSAKTYLSQTTLVLLDSISNYVKAMRKLVTLQKHYEDSIDRLSSVDEDKIWQLILRNRQEVIDRRKACKKFESCWKTAINLAELAAKAAFNAGADQASVTTKDSVELAKSQVEELQQMMLITERQLKDSEAEASERL from the exons ATGGCGGTGTACAGAAGGAAATTGTTTGCTGTTGGATTGAG CTGGGCATCTTCTTTGATGAGCAGAAGCTTCAGTCAGAGGAGCCGCAGACTGGCTGTGCTACCCACTCTCCTCAGAAACAACTGGAAGACTTTGAGTGTCACAGGTGGTCTGTGTGCTGTTCCTTTCATCCAG AAACCAGACAATCTGTCTAATGAAGATCGGGTTCTGAGAGCATCATTTCTGATCACAAACAGTGCTAAAACGTACCTCTCACAAACGACTTTAGTACTGCTTGATTCCATCTCAAATTATGTTAAG GCTATGAGGAAACTTGTAACATTACAAAAGCACTATGAGGATTCCATTGACAGATTATCATCTGTGGATGAGGATAAAATCTGGCAGCTCATTCTTAGGAATCGTCAGGAG gtaATTGACAGGAGAAAGGCTTGCAAAAAATTTGAATCCTGCTGGAAGACGGCAATCAATCTCGCAGAGCTGGCAGCAAAGGCAGCTTTCAATGCTG GGGCTGACCAAGCTTCTGTGACCACAAAGGACAGTGTAGAGCTCGCAAAGTCTCAGGTGGAAGAATTACAACAGATGATGCTGATAACTGAGAGACAACTCAAAGACTCTGAGGCTGAGGCAAGTGAGAGGCTTTAA
- the LOC113063745 gene encoding odorant receptor 131-2-like — MSNLNASKSNLTQTLLVLDQDAPMKAFLFVTPCIIFLYVNGVMLFTLRKKTLFQEESRYILFGHMLWVDTLNLFMSVVLYICAVSRILIMKNVCLVLLIAAQALFQVSTINLALMSLERYVAICFPLRHVEIASYRRTHIAICVVWTMGLIQCLSEMIIFYAIDSTNTAMHLFCSRTTLFRLQIYKKIDIAFTCLFFVSVTFVIIFTYASIAAVAKTAACDKMSAKKANKTVLLHLIQLGLCAASILVGVIQEAIFVYADYMTSLNVMYFCFLVFIIFPKCLSPLIYGLRDKAFSCLFKYYFSFGKGKVKPFIIEQHV, encoded by the coding sequence ATGTCTAATTTGAATGCCTCTAAATCTAATCTCACTCAGACTCTGTTGGTGCTGGATCAAGATGCACCAATGAAGGCATTTTTATTTGTGACTCCGTGCATTATTTTCCTCTATGTCAATGGGGTCATGCTCTTCACTTTGAGGAAAAAGACTCTTTTCCAGGAAGAATCCCGTTATATTCTGTTTGGTCACATGCTTTGGGTCGATACGCTCAATCTCTTTATGAGTGTAGTGTTGTATATATGTGCTGTCAGTAggattttaattatgaaaaatgtcTGTCTTGTTCTTCTCATTGCTGCACAAGCTCTCTTTCAAGTTTCTACTATAAATCTGGCTTTAATGTCACTGGAGAGGTATGTGGCCATCTGCTTTCCTCTCAGACATGTAGAAATCGCCAGTTACAGAAGAACTCATATAGCCATCTGTGTTGTTTGGACTATGGGTTTGATTCAGTGCTTGTCTGAGATGATTATTTTCTATGCCATTGATTCTACAAACACAGCAATGCATTTGTTCTGCTCAAGAACTACTCTTTTCAGACTTCAGATCTATAAGAAAATTGATATAGCTTTCACATGTCTATTTTTCGTGTCTGTTACTTTTGTTATTATCTTTACTTATGCCTCTATAGCAGCTGTGGCTAAAACAGCCGCCTGTGATAAAATGTCAGCCAAAAAAGCCAACAAGACTGTTCTGTTGCATCTAATACAGCTGGGTCTCTGTGCTGCATCTATTTTAGTTGGAGTTATCCAAGAAGCCATTTTCGTTTATGCTGACTATATGACTTCATTGAATGTGATGTATTTTTGCTTTTTAGTGTTCATTATTTTCCCCAAATGCTTAAGTCCTCTTATATATGGTCTGAGAGACAAGGCCTTCAGCTGTTTGTTTAAATACTACTTCAGTTTTGGTAAAGGCAAAGTCAAACCGTTTATCATAGAGCAACACGTTTAG
- the LOC113064251 gene encoding B9 domain-containing protein 2, with protein sequence MAELHIIGQIIGATGFPQNSLFCKWGVHTGGAWRLLSGLKEGQTQVDMPQTGDMAYWSHPIDLHYTTKGLQGWPKLHLQVWHQDSFGRCQLYGYGYIHIPSSPGQHRLQCVTWRPLGSWQDQLSEMFVGGGPQLRSPDLIYSGADRYRLHTVGMGTVELELCIFLRHFDRYGVES encoded by the exons ATGGCAGAATTGCATATAATTGGACAAATCATCGGGGCCACCGGATTCCCACAGAACAGCCTCTTCTGCAAATGGGGTGTACACACAG GAGGAGCGTGGAGACTTCTTTCTGGTCTGAAGGAAGGCCAGACTCAAGTAGACATGCCTCAGACAGGGGACATGGCATACTGGAGTCATCCCATTGATTTGCACTACACTACTAAGGGCCTACAAG GATGGCCAAAGCTTCATCTCCAAGTGTGGCATCAGGACTCTTTTGGCCGATGCCAGCTGTATGGCTATGGTTATATCCACATACCATCAAGCCCAGGACAGCATCGTTTGCAGTGCGTGACATGGCGACCGCTGGGATCCTGGCAGGATCAACTTTCTGAGATGTTTGTAGGAGGAGGTCCACAGCTGCGCTCGCCAGATCTCATTTACAGTGGTGCAGACCGATACAGACTCCACACAGTTGGCATGGGCACAGTTGAACTAGAGCTGTGCATTTTTCTGCGCCACTTTGACAGATATGGTGTGGAGAGCTGA
- the LOC113064252 gene encoding transforming growth factor beta-1, which produces MKVESLLLALQCLLGFVHYGGGLSTCSSLDLELIKRKRIEAIRGQILSKLRLYKEPEVDEEEELQNVPAELISVYNSTVELNEEQAAPLEQPREDPMEEEYYAKEVHKFTIKLKQGTPDKILFNITDISHTLGLDCTISQVELRMRIMSFSGATEQRLELYQGTGNKSRYLESRFISDKMASKWLTFDVTQTLKDWLQRNEAEQGFQLKMADNCDPSTTFPLKIAGLSTTRGDTETLADHMPKPHILVMSLPLEGRSSSKSRRKRQTETEQVCTDKSDSCCVRSLYIDFRKDLGWKWIHEPSGYYANYCTGSCSFVWTSENKYSQVLALYRHHNPGASAQPCCVPQVLDPLPILYYVGRQHKVEQLSNMIVKTCKCC; this is translated from the exons ATGAAGGTGGAGAGTTTATTACTAGCATTGCAATGCCTGCTGGGATTTGTACACTACGGCGGAGGATTGTCAACATGCAGTTCTTTAGACCTAGAGCTAATAAAGAGAAAGCGAATCGAAGCGATTCGAGGACAGATTCTCAGCAAACTACGACTGTATAAAGAACCAGAAGTAGACGAGGAAGAGGAGTTACAAAACGTCCCAGCAGAGCTCATCTCAGTATACAACAGCACCGTGGAGCTAAATGAGGAGCAGGCGGCCCCTCTTGAACAACCCAGAGAAGATCCTATGGAGGAGGAATACTATGCTAAAGAGGTTCACAAATTCACCATAAAACTGA AACAGGGAACCCCGGACAAGATATTGTTCAACATCACAGATATAAGCCACACATTGGGTTTAGACTGCACAATCTCCCAGGTGGAGCTCCGGATGCGCATCATGAGTTTTTCAGGTGCTACAGAGCAGAGACTGGAGCTGTATCAGGGCACTGGGAACAAGTCGCGCTACTTGGAATCACGCTTTATTTCCGACAAAATGGCAAGCAAATGGCTAACGTTTGATGTGACACAGACCTTGAAGGACTGGCTCCAGAGAAATG AGGCAGAGCAGGGATTTCAATTGAAGATGGCAGATAACTGTGACCCTTCGACTACATTTCCACTCAAAATAGCAG GTTTGTCAACTACAAGAGGTGATACAGAAACCTTAGCAGACCATATGCCAAAGCCTCACATTTTGGTCATGTCACTTCCCCTTGAAGGCCGCAGCTCATCAAAATCTCGCAGAAAACGTCAAACTGAAACAGAACAAGTTTGTACCGA TAAGTCTGACAGCTGCTGTGTCAGAAGTCTGTACATTGACTTCCGCAAAGACCTGGGCTGGAAGTGGATACATGAACCTTCTGGTTATTACGCCAACTATTGCACTGGCTCTTGCTCTTTCGTCTGGACTTCAGAAAATAAATACTCACAG GTTCTTGCGCTGTATAGGCATCACAATCCTGGTGCATCTGCTCAACCCTGCTGTGTACCTCAGGTTCTAGACCCACTGCCCATCCTTTACTATGTGGGCCGGCAACATAAG GTAGAACAACTGTCAAATATGATTGTGAAGACCTGCAAGTGTTGCTGA